ATCATGGGGGCCATCGGCACGCTGATGCTGAGCCTGATCGGTATCGTCATTCTGCGCCGTGCCGGCGTCGACCGCGCCACGGCCTTCTTTGCCAGCATGCCTGGCGGTGCCAGCGAAATGGTCAACCTGGCCCTGCGCCACGATGCCCAGCCCGCAAGAGTGGCAGCGGCGCACAGCCTGCGCCTGTTGCTGGTGCTGCTGTTGATTCCGGCACTGTTCACCTGGGGTCTGTCCGATGTCAGCGCGCCCCCTCCGGCGCCAGTGGACTGGTTGTGGCTAACCGGTCTGCTCGCTGCTGGCGCTCTGCTGGCAATACTCTGGGGCCGGCTGAACCAACCCAACCCCTGGATGCTCGGCCCGCTGAGCGTCTGCGCCATAGCCAGCGCCAGCTTCGACCTGCATCTGGGCCTGCCGCAGGGCCTCGGTCAGTTCGGCCAGTGGCTGATCGGCTGTGCACTGGGCTGCCACTTCGACCGCGCTTTCTTCCGCAGCGCGCCAGCCTTCCTCGCCCGCGTCCTGCTGTTCACCCTGCTGGCGATGCTGGCCGCGGCCGGTCTCGGCGAAGTGCTGGGCTGGCTGGCCGGCGAAGACCACCTGTCACTGATGCTGGGCATGATGCCCGGCGGCATCACCGAGCTGTGCCTGACCGCAGAAGCCCTGCAGCTTTCGGTAGCGCTGGTGACTGCATTGCAGGTGCTGCGGCTGTTTCTGGTGATGTTTCTCGCCGAACCCTTATTCAAGCTCTGGTGCAAGAGCCACGCTTAGCCCGCCTCGTGCGGGCTTTTTTATCTTGCCTTGGGTACGCCATACGCAACGGCGCTACCACCGCAACTGCAATTGGCTCTCGAACTCGCGCACCTGACCACTCAGCGGATCGACAAAGCACAAACCGCGCGCCAGCAGCTTGAGCGGCTTGCTGTAGTCATCCGGCTGATTGCGCGACTCCAGCAACTGCGGATAGAAGTCATCGCCAACGATAGGTGCGCCAAGCCCGGCCAGATGCACGCGCAACTGATGCTTGCGCCCGGTCACTGGCGACAATTGATAGCGCCACAGTTCACCCCGGCGTTCCAGCACCTCGATGCGCGTTTCACTGTTGGCCTCACCGACAACCTCCTGCATGCGAAAGAACGGCTCGCCATCGACCATGCGCGAACGGTGCAGGTAGGGAAACTGCAACTGCGCCAATGCCGGTGCGATGGCCTCGTAGCGTTTTTCCACCGCGCGCTGACGAAACAACGCCTGATACTGGCCACGACTGGCCGGGTTGACCGAGAACA
This region of Pseudomonas wenzhouensis genomic DNA includes:
- a CDS encoding AbrB family transcriptional regulator produces the protein MSISSFNPRGWWPTPLAGALGGYLASLADWPLPWMVGSLLAVIVLRCLANRAFSELPGGRKAGQWLVASGIGLHFTSEVLQQVLSHLPVIIMGAIGTLMLSLIGIVILRRAGVDRATAFFASMPGGASEMVNLALRHDAQPARVAAAHSLRLLLVLLLIPALFTWGLSDVSAPPPAPVDWLWLTGLLAAGALLAILWGRLNQPNPWMLGPLSVCAIASASFDLHLGLPQGLGQFGQWLIGCALGCHFDRAFFRSAPAFLARVLLFTLLAMLAAAGLGEVLGWLAGEDHLSLMLGMMPGGITELCLTAEALQLSVALVTALQVLRLFLVMFLAEPLFKLWCKSHA
- a CDS encoding RluA family pseudouridine synthase — protein: MPSPAMRPSTLHLPQGDWATVLDCLCDHFPAIDRTTWLQRMARGRVLDADGAAIDATHPYRVGLKVRYFREVPNETPIPFVEQVLWQDEHLLVADKPHFLPVMPAGEYVEQTLLARLIKRTGNPDLVPIHRIDRLTAGLVLFSVNPASRGQYQALFRQRAVEKRYEAIAPALAQLQFPYLHRSRMVDGEPFFRMQEVVGEANSETRIEVLERRGELWRYQLSPVTGRKHQLRVHLAGLGAPIVGDDFYPQLLESRNQPDDYSKPLKLLARGLCFVDPLSGQVREFESQLQLRW